In the Macadamia integrifolia cultivar HAES 741 unplaced genomic scaffold, SCU_Mint_v3 scaffold3280, whole genome shotgun sequence genome, TTAGGTAAAAAAAGGATCATACGGTAttccatcatagttgtcaaggcaacaaGGTGAACCAAGGGTGAACGGGTGTGTAAGCACTTAGGCAATAAAGCATCCGTGTAGGCGACTAAGTCGTCCAAGTGTTATCatttatttcttctattttctaacatAACTTAGTTAACTATATACTTGCTAACAGAAAAAaggtatgctacatataccttatctcatcaaaaatcaacattaagctacATCGAGCCATCACAaatctgtagaaacgcaaccctaaaacgatgcagaagataatggaaaaacaaaacaaacaatgcacacggattttacgaggttcggcaagattgcctacgtccccggtgagatgaaatcctgcttcactatcaatggagaatagggttacagcattcgtcctcacacctctcagtattgcttgcattacagagaaagaaaccctcgctacaaatatatagtgaaaaaaaccctaatccgaaaagtacacaattgccctcaaataaaaaattcgagcggggggttgtgcccccctacaccccctgctatacaggggggcctcctaccccccttgtaacccccacggcccgctaaccgacTAACGGGACCGCCATCCAgtctgtctaggtgctgcaccagtactccctagattaaactgcgacgaaatacaagacatcatacaccaacaaaatcaacattaaaacacaagaagtcatcaaaaatcaaaattaagtcgcatcaagtcatcaaaaatcagcaTTTAGAGAATTgtttttattcaccaaaaagtttgattggtcaaatgattttatttttacatgaaaaaCAAATCCAAGATTGCTTAAATTCGAGTTGTATTGATAATGTTGTGTtacagtcaaacttattttttagGTGTGTGAATGCTATTAAAAAccgtctgaatgaaaataagtaatagatatcaaaacaaaatataattttacAGGACTTCGGTTTCTAGAAATGTTTtactatgataagatttatggaaTTTTCAAATTTGGGAAAACCACCAGCATTTGAAAGTCAAAAATCAccccaacaacaaaaaattcaatttttgctCTTGAACTAGGGGTttgattttttatcattttgaaattgatttttaaactctttttattaaattcaaataggggtgttttcttatttataaataatatctcaagtaaatgattttaattataaaatcatttatttaaacaATATTTGGCATAAACAAGTGCCAAGTCTGGTTCGATACTATTTCAAGATGCCTTAAAGTCAACAGTCGCCTAGACCTCAAGAAAACCACCTGGACACCTAGGCGGCGCCTTGACAACAATGTATTCAATTGTGATTAACAATGAAAACAGTTTACAGAAGTGATTGCATTGAACTGAAGGGCCACGTGGTATTCAATCGTGATTAACAAAGGGAACAGTTTACAGAAGTGATTGCAGCTCCAAACTTTCTGAACCTGAAAGTAGAAGTCCTAAAGCAAGTAAACAATTGGAGGCAAGACAGACCTCAGATGAGAATGCATAGTCACCAAAAGGGCTGTCCTCGAACCAGAAATAGAGCCGTGTAGCCCATTTCCACATGGCATGGATTCCTGCTGATTTTTAACTTTTCAGTCCACATCAGTTTGTCCAAAAGCTTCTCTGTGCAGTTTGCAATTCGTCAAGCATTGTCTTACCTTAAATGCTTTCAGGTGAAGCACTCTAATTCCAATTATCGAGCTGGTTCCCACTCATTATCATCAATCCAATCACCATATATCCTACTTATCTTGTCTGGGCCCTTCCATTTCTGAAGAGGCCTCTGCCCTTGCCTCTGGATTAAAGCCGCAGATCTCTGTGATGGAACTCCCATGTGATAAACATCTGTATGAGGAACTGATGTAGCAGATGTAACTACAGTATCTGTCTGGGTCTTTGAAGACACTGCAACTTGCTTTGAGTCAGGAGAGGTTGAAGAGTCTCTACCTTCCATCTCCACAAGTCCTCCACCATACCTGTGCAACTCTGTTTCCAAAGATTGAATTGTCATGATAATACACAataatattttggtttcaagaGGGGATCCCCAATATCGAAAAGCTTGTAGTTGAAGAGCTTGAAACATTTCAGCGAGCTTGCTTTTATACACTATTTTATCTGTTTTTGATGACTTCAAATAATTAAAGCCCAATAGgccttgtttttttgttttgtctgggggaggggggagtgttagaaggGGTGACGTAAGTAAGGATTGAAATGGCATGATTAAGTGGTTCCATGTTTGGTCTTCCAAGTACTAAGAAGACCAACCAATACTTAAAATTATTGTCTTGGACAGATAATTTGCACAATAATTGAAAACAAAACAACTGCAGATTATTTACAATACTCAGCAATCTAATGTAACAAAAACATTATGTAAGGATTCTTTTCTCAGAAAACAATTCATTTAGAAGAGTGAACCACAAAAAGGTAACAGAGTATATAAGATCTTACCGCCAAAGCCATGAGCAAAGTGGCACTTGCTTCCAAACGGGCAATACCCAGTCATCTCCCACTTGTTACAGATCCTAGTCTTCCAATTCGAAGGCTTCTGGTTCGTACCATTCCCACTGGTACCATAGCCACTACCAACAGTTGGACCCAAACTAATGGCTACACTCTCCCGAGCTCTCGACTGCTCATCATGGAGGAAAGTGCAGTTATCTCCATATGGGCACCCCTCTTCAGTGTAAAACTTCTTGCAATGCCTCCCTTTATAAGACCTCTGGGTCTCTCCACCCAAACCAGAACTAATAATTGGAATCTGGTTTTCTTCCCTGGGCTCTGAAGACACACCTCGTTCCTCCTCTTGGGCTGCCACAATTTCCTGCCAGTTTGGAGGAGGCTTACGAAGCTCTTCAATCCCATGAGCAAAGTTGCAGTTAGTGATATAGGGACAACTCCCTGCACGAAACTTGCAGCAAAGTTTAGTCTTGAAGAACATCTTCCCAATCGCTTTGGATCGATCACGGTCTCTGTTTAAACCACTTCCTTGGGAATCTCCTCTGGTTTTCTTGTTGGGAGGTTCACTCCCAGATCGTGTTTGAGATTGCCTTCCATCATAATTCGAGTTTGAAGGAGTGTCAGCAAAGCCATCTCCATTCCAAGCTCCATAATCATCCTCAGTACACCAAATTGCTTGGTCACCTAACCCTGGGACCCAATTGTCTGCACCACCACGACCACCGCCGCCAGGGGTTTCAGGGATCATCTGCCCAACATCTCCACCGTAATCCATGGCCGGAAGGTACCAACCACCAAATCTAATTTCTTTCAAAGAAACAAGGAAAATTTTTGAACTCAGACTCGAAACCCTAATTCATCATATGGGGGATGATAACAAAATCCCCCACCAAGAGAAGCGAATTCAATGAAGGAAATGTAAGAGGATGAGCAGATTTAGAACCTCTGGATCCATAAATTCAAGTAATTTCCCAACGGGTCTTTGATCCATACCTTAAGTCCTTAATTAACTCGACAACAAACGGGTTTGAATCACAAATTCTCAAAACTATTAAGCTCATTAAGCAAGAACAAAAGAACAGCAGCAGCAAACGGAGTAAGAGCCTTGAATGTAACCTATCACACTAAAATACTTTTTTATAACAACAAATTAATTCCCAGCATACTTgataaaaatcagaaaagaagaaaacccaGAGCTAGAACCCATTGAATAAACAAAATTTAGGGATCAAATCGAAGAGGAAGTGGCTAAGAGACTACCAAGTATCTAGAGATTTGAGCATCCACAACAGAATTGATCAAGGGATGATAAGAGAAGACTATCTGTGTACGGGAGAAGACTATCTCTGTACGGGTGGAGAGTGGAAGGGAACCCTGTACGTTTAGTGCCCATCAGAATCACAGGAAATGTAAAGAGCGAGCACTCTTCTCTCTCACTCCAAGCAAAAAGGAGAGTACATAAAGAAAGCAAAAACCTTTATCTGTGCTACATTCTctaaagaaagggaagagacgCTGTGTGGAGCTTGCTTAAACATTGAGTAATTTTGGCTTTTTCTGGGATGGATAGATTGGATGGTCTGGATGTAATCTTTGCATATCATCTTGTCTTATCGCTGATCAATAAACCGAGGAAGGAACTCATCAGTCTATTTTTACATCGATACACGTGTCATTCTAAGAGATTTTATATGGCTACTGAGATGACACCCAAAATGCAAGTTTTCCATCTTTAGCCACGTCACGCTCCTTCCAAATGGCATTTATTTCATTAGCCTCCATGAAAACTGGGAGTTTTCCTTCTCATGTGTCAGTCAGGGTCATTGAACCGGGTGGTCGGACCGTGGATCATTGGGACCCAGATCAACCTTTTGGGTCCAAAGAACAAGCCACAAGATCAGATCAAACTATCAAACCATTCATACTGTAGTAAAAGTTCTGGAgaaaattcacccaaaaaagaaaaaaaagctcatgaaaaaagaaagctaTACAGTCATGCACTCCTATGTCCAAACATAGAGGTGTTGAAATGACCATCTTACCTTCGTTGGATGTTTATATATATGCTCTAATTAGCTCTCACATTTTGCGCAAACCACACAACCTTGTagcattctctctcccaaaaattaatatcaaaaaGTAAGAGTTATACTTGTTTCAAATGGCAAGGTGATTGAATCAaacttcttaccaaaaaaaaaaaataataataaaaaagaatgaattcAAACCACAATTGATTGTGGGAGAGAGTCTTTAAACAATCACAAACATAGAAATACGTCTTGTTGCAACTTATGAACATCAAATTAGTTAGGAAAATCGGTGGGGTCATGTCATACCACGATCACTTTGCTTAAGACCATTGATGTTACCTATGGTGTAATCCGGGTAACACGAATCAGCCTCCAAGATGAAACAACACTGCAAATCTTTCCAGTAGTT is a window encoding:
- the LOC122067967 gene encoding zinc finger CCCH domain-containing protein 56-like: MDYGGDVGQMIPETPGGGGRGGADNWVPGLGDQAIWCTEDDYGAWNGDGFADTPSNSNYDGRQSQTRSGSEPPNKKTRGDSQGSGLNRDRDRSKAIGKMFFKTKLCCKFRAGSCPYITNCNFAHGIEELRKPPPNWQEIVAAQEEERGVSSEPREENQIPIISSGLGGETQRSYKGRHCKKFYTEEGCPYGDNCTFLHDEQSRARESVAISLGPTVGSGYGTSGNGTNQKPSNWKTRICNKWEMTGYCPFGSKCHFAHGFGELHRYGGGLVEMEGRDSSTSPDSKQVAVSSKTQTDTVVTSATSVPHTDVYHMGVPSQRSAALIQRQGQRPLQKWKGPDKISRIYGDWIDDNEWEPAR